One Delphinus delphis chromosome 16, mDelDel1.2, whole genome shotgun sequence genomic window carries:
- the ZNF503 gene encoding zinc finger protein 503, with translation MSTAPSLSALRSSKHSGGGSGSGSADPAWTSALSGNSSGSGPGPGSSPAGSTKPFVHAVPPSDPLRQANRLPIKVLKMLTARTGHILHPEYLQPLPSTPVSPIELDAKKSPLALLAQTCSQIGKPDPSPSSKLSSVASNGGGAGGAGGGAGGDKDAKSGPLKMSDIGVEDKSSFKPYSKPGSDKKEPGGGGGGGGGGGGGGGGVSAEKSGFRVPSATCQPFTPRTGSPSSSASACSPGGMLPSAGGGPEGKDDKKDPEAGGGGGGSKGSGGASAEGGPTGLAHGRISCGGGINVDVNQHPDGGPGGKALGSDCGGSSGSGSGPSAPTSSSVLGSGLVAPVSPYKPGQTVFPLPPAGMTYPGSLAGAYAGYPPQFLPHGVALDPTKPGSLVGAQLAAAAAGSLGCSKPAGSSPLAGASPPSVMTASLCRDPYCLSYHCASHLAGAAAASASCAHDPAAAAAALKSGYPLVYPTHPLHGVHSSLTAAAAAGATPPSLAGHPLYPYGFMLPNDPLPHICNWVSANGPCDKRFATSEELLSHLRTHTAFPGTDKLLSGYPSSSSLASAAAAAMACHMHIPTSGAPGSPGTLALRSPHHALGLSSRYHPYSKSPLPTPGAPVPVPAATGPYYSPYALYGQRLTTASALGYQ, from the exons ATGAGCACAGCGCCCTCGCTTTCTGCCTTAAGAAGCAGTAAGcacagcggcggcggcagcggcagcggcagcgcGGACCCTGCCTGGACCAGCGCGCTCTCTGGAAATAGCTCCGGCTCCGGCCCCGGCCCAGGCTCGTCCCCGGCCGGCAGCACCAAGCCTTTTGTGCACGCCGTGCCCCCCTCTGACCCTCTCCGCCAGGCTAACCGCTTGCCCATCAAGGTGCTGAAGATGCTGACGGCACGGACTGGCCACATTTTGCACCCCGAGTACCTGCAGCCCCTGCCTTCCACTCCCGTCAGCCCCATAGAG CTTGATGCCAAGAAGAGCCCGCTGGCGCTGTTGGCCCAAACATGCTCGCAGATCGGGAAGCCCGACCCCTCGCCCTCGTCCAAACTCTCCTCGGTCGCCTCCAACGGGGGAGGCGCGGGTGGTGCTGGCGGCGGCGCCGGGGGCGACAAGGACGCAAAGTCGGGCCCCCTCAAGATGAGCGACATCGGCGTGGAGGACAAGTCGAGTTTCAAGCCGTACTCCAAACCCGGCTCGGATAAGAAGGAgccgggaggcggcggcggcggaggcgggggcggcgggggcggcggcgggggggtTTCGGCGGAGAAGTCAGGATTCCGGGTACCGAGCGCCACCTGCCAGCCATTCACGCCCAGGACAGGCAGCCCAAGCTCCAGCGCCTCGGCCTGCTCGCCAGGAGGCATGCTGCCTTCGGCCGGGGGCGGCCCGGAGGGCAAGGACGACAAGAAGGACCCCGAAgcgggcggcggcggtggcggcagcAAGGGCTCCGGGGGCGCCTCGGCCGAAGGGGGACCCACGGGGTTGGCGCACGGCCGGATTAGCTGTGGCGGCGGGATTAATGTGGACGTGAACCAGCACCCAGATGGGGGCCCCGGGGGCAAGGCTCTAGGCTCGGACTGTGGCGGCTCATCGGGCTCCGGCTCCGGCCCCAGCGCGCCCACCTCCTCCTCGGTGTTGGGCTCTGGGCTGGTGGCGCCCGTGTCGCCCTACAAGCCGGGCCAGACAGTGTTCCCTCTGCCTCCCGCGGGCATGACctacccaggcagcctggctgggGCCTACGCCGGCTACCCGCCCCAGTTCCTGCCACACGGGGTGGCGCTCGACCCCACCAAGCCGGGCAGCCTGGTGGGGGCGCAGctggcggcggccgcggcgggcTCTCTGGGCTGCAGTAAGCCCGCCGGCTCGAGCCCCTTGGCCGGAGCGTCGCCGCCGTCCGTGATGACAGCCAGTTTGTGCCGGGACCCGTACTGCCTCAGCTACCACTGCGCCAGCCACCTGGCTGGGGCGGCGGCAGCCAGCGCGTCGTGCGCTCACGATCCAGCCGCGGCGGCTGCGGCTCTCAAGTCCGGATACCCGCTGGTGTACCCCACGCACCCTCTGCACGGCGTGCACTCATCGCTAACCGCTGCCGCGGCTGCCGGCGCCACACCGCCCTCTCTGGCCGGCCACCCCCTCTACCCCTACGGCTTCATGCTCCCTAACGACCCACTCCCCCACATCTGCAACTGGGTGTCGGCCAACGGGCCTTGCGACAAGCGCTTCGCTACGTCCGAAGAGCTGCTGAGCCACTTGCGGACCCATACGGCCTTCCCCGGGACAGACAAACTGTTGTCGGGCTACCCCAGCTCTTCGTCTCTGGCCAGCGCTGCAGCGGCCGCCATGGCTTGCCACATGCACATCCCCACGTCGGGCGCCCCGGGCAGCCCCGGGACGCTGGCGCTGCGCAGCCCTCACCACGCGCTGGGACTCAGCAGCCGCTACCACCCCTACTCCAAGAGCCCGCTCCCCACGCCCGGCGCTCCCGTGCCCGTGCCCGCCGCCACCGGACCCTACTACTCCCCCTACGCCCTCTACGGACAGAGACTGACCACGGCCTCCGCGCTGGGGTACCAGTGA